A genomic stretch from Chryseobacterium sp. SNU WT5 includes:
- the secD gene encoding protein translocase subunit SecD has product MQGKGLITLVAVILGLICLNELLPTWYAGKIERQATAISGDNPVKYQEEMARLSKDTLNLGFTKLYYSRAKEREMKLGLDLKGGINVLLEINQRDLVNDLTQYSTNPILLEALERTEKAQKTASGTYIDNFFKEFDAVNKEKGTNLKLADPELFGNTNLTEIKFNTSDEEVRNIIRRKINASEGAAYEVIRTRIDKMGVTQPNVQRVPGTGRISVEMPGSKDIDRVKKMLATSAKLQFWEVQTVQEVIPYLEQLSTIVPLKADSIGVAKNANLMNMLQLNSLRSSGVGNIKLSDTAAINKILNSKIAKDLRPANIKYTHFMWGYKPESTDPNNLVLYAIRGNINQKAPVDGAVESARVNYDELGRVVVDMQMDSKGSKEWKAMTAKNVNKSVAVTLDNVVYTAPNVVNEIPNGMTQISGNFSQEEAQDLVNVLGAGKLPASAKIVQADVVGPSLGQQSIDAGMLSFLIAFLVIVAYIIFYYGGAGVYAVIAMVINLFYIFGIMDSVDATLTLPGIAGIVLSMAMAVDTNVIIYERTKEELFAGKNILEAYKDGFKHALSAIIDGHSTTILTAIVLYIFGTGPIKGFAVTLVIGILMTFFTSVLLSRVMIFSRLNKGKGLSVWTPLTKNLFRNVWIDFIGKRKYAYMISAFLTVASIISIYVNGFKYGIDFTGGRNYVVKFDKPIDADKTEKDLIKMFATEDGKLSAVEAKTFGTGNQLKISTDYLINDESLKADQTIEQKLYDGLKSNLPAGLTLQQFKAADESHAGIISSTKVGPTVADDIQRGGMFAVIAALAGIFLYILIRFTKWQFSLGAVVGLAHDAIIILGVYSLLHKYMPFNMEINQDFIAAILTVLGYSINDTVIVFDRIREYLREKKSLTLAGLFDDSISSTLGRTFNTSFTTILVILAIFIFGGENLRGFMFALLLGIAFGTYSSIFVSSAIAYDFLKGKGKESEEKLHGRTSVDVEVIDKRTKK; this is encoded by the coding sequence ATGCAAGGAAAAGGACTTATTACGCTAGTTGCGGTTATTCTGGGACTTATTTGTCTTAATGAATTGTTACCAACATGGTATGCTGGTAAAATTGAGAGACAAGCCACTGCTATTTCGGGAGATAACCCCGTGAAATATCAGGAAGAAATGGCGCGACTTTCGAAAGATACTCTGAATCTCGGATTTACAAAATTGTATTATTCCAGAGCAAAAGAAAGAGAAATGAAGTTGGGTCTGGATCTAAAAGGAGGGATTAACGTTCTTTTGGAAATTAACCAAAGAGATTTGGTAAATGATTTAACGCAATATTCTACCAATCCAATTCTTCTGGAAGCACTGGAACGAACCGAAAAAGCACAGAAAACTGCTTCGGGAACTTATATCGATAATTTCTTTAAGGAATTCGATGCAGTAAATAAAGAAAAAGGAACCAACCTGAAACTTGCTGATCCCGAACTTTTCGGAAATACCAATCTTACGGAAATTAAATTCAATACCTCGGATGAGGAGGTTAGAAATATTATTCGACGAAAAATAAACGCTTCAGAAGGAGCTGCTTATGAAGTGATCAGAACACGTATTGATAAAATGGGGGTAACCCAACCAAATGTTCAGCGTGTGCCAGGAACCGGAAGAATTTCTGTAGAAATGCCTGGTAGTAAAGATATCGACCGTGTAAAGAAAATGCTGGCAACTTCTGCGAAACTGCAGTTTTGGGAAGTGCAGACCGTTCAGGAAGTGATTCCTTACTTAGAGCAATTATCAACTATTGTTCCATTAAAAGCTGATTCTATTGGTGTTGCTAAAAATGCTAATTTAATGAATATGCTTCAGTTGAACTCTTTGAGATCAAGTGGAGTAGGAAACATTAAACTTTCAGATACGGCGGCTATAAATAAAATTTTAAATTCTAAAATTGCAAAAGACCTTCGCCCTGCGAACATTAAATATACCCATTTCATGTGGGGTTACAAGCCGGAATCTACCGATCCAAATAATTTAGTTCTTTATGCAATTCGTGGAAACATCAACCAAAAAGCGCCGGTTGACGGTGCAGTTGAATCTGCGAGAGTAAACTATGACGAACTTGGTAGAGTTGTAGTAGACATGCAAATGGACTCTAAAGGTTCTAAAGAGTGGAAAGCAATGACCGCTAAAAACGTGAACAAATCCGTAGCCGTTACTTTGGACAATGTAGTTTATACTGCACCAAATGTGGTTAACGAAATTCCAAACGGTATGACACAGATCTCCGGAAACTTTTCTCAGGAAGAAGCGCAGGATTTAGTAAATGTTCTTGGTGCAGGTAAACTTCCTGCAAGTGCCAAAATCGTTCAGGCAGATGTTGTAGGACCTTCATTAGGACAACAATCAATTGATGCGGGTATGCTTTCATTCTTAATCGCTTTCTTGGTTATCGTTGCCTATATCATTTTCTACTACGGTGGTGCTGGAGTTTATGCAGTAATCGCCATGGTGATCAACTTGTTTTACATCTTCGGAATCATGGATTCTGTAGATGCTACTTTAACTTTGCCTGGTATCGCAGGTATTGTGCTCTCGATGGCGATGGCGGTGGATACCAACGTAATTATTTATGAACGGACCAAAGAAGAACTCTTCGCGGGTAAAAATATTCTGGAAGCCTACAAAGACGGTTTCAAACATGCACTTTCTGCAATTATTGATGGTCACTCAACAACGATTTTGACTGCAATTGTTTTGTATATTTTCGGAACAGGACCAATTAAAGGATTTGCGGTAACATTGGTCATCGGTATTTTGATGACTTTCTTTACTTCTGTATTGTTATCAAGAGTGATGATTTTCTCTAGATTGAATAAAGGTAAAGGACTTTCAGTTTGGACGCCTTTAACAAAAAATTTATTCAGAAATGTTTGGATTGATTTTATTGGAAAAAGAAAATATGCCTACATGATCTCTGCTTTCTTAACAGTAGCCAGTATCATTTCAATCTATGTAAACGGATTCAAATATGGTATTGACTTTACGGGTGGTAGAAACTACGTCGTGAAATTCGATAAGCCTATTGATGCTGATAAAACAGAAAAAGACTTGATCAAAATGTTTGCGACCGAAGATGGTAAATTATCTGCAGTCGAGGCCAAAACCTTTGGAACAGGTAATCAACTGAAAATATCTACAGATTACTTAATTAATGACGAATCATTAAAAGCCGATCAAACAATTGAGCAGAAATTATATGATGGTTTAAAATCCAATCTTCCAGCAGGACTTACTTTACAACAATTTAAAGCTGCAGATGAATCTCACGCTGGAATTATATCTTCTACGAAAGTAGGACCAACCGTAGCAGATGATATTCAGAGAGGGGGTATGTTCGCCGTAATTGCGGCCTTAGCAGGGATTTTCCTTTACATCTTAATAAGGTTTACCAAATGGCAATTCTCCTTGGGAGCGGTTGTAGGACTGGCACATGATGCCATAATTATTCTGGGGGTTTATTCCTTACTGCATAAATACATGCCGTTTAATATGGAAATTAATCAGGATTTTATTGCTGCGATTCTAACCGTTCTCGGTTATTCCATTAATGATACCGTGATTGTATTTGACCGGATCCGGGAATATCTAAGAGAGAAGAAATCACTAACGTTGGCAGGATTATTTGATGATTCTATTTCCAGTACTTTAGGTAGAACGTTTAATACCTCATTTACAACCATCTTGGTAATCTTAGCCATCTTTATATTTGGTGGGGAAAACCTAAGAGGATTTATGTTTGCCTTATTACTTGGTATTGCTTTTGGTACGTATTCATCCATATTTGTTTCTTCGGCAATCGCTTACGATTTCTTAAAAGGAAAGGGAAAAGAATCTGAAGAAAAATTACATGGCAGAACATCCGTAGATGTAGAAGTAATTGACAAAAGAACTAAAAAGTAA
- a CDS encoding phosphatase PAP2 family protein, whose translation MDEFIQEDKSVFLFLNNLGSQSFDQFWILISSTWIWIPLYVIFLFLLFKNFKPRSLFFIIIFIALGVTVSDQLASIFKTGIARYRPCHDETLMAIMRSVKCGGQFGFYSGHASNTFFIANFMSLLLYKKYKWLPYFLFIWAAVVSYSRIYLGVHFPFDILMGAAMGFLIGGFFATLALKVIYKQNN comes from the coding sequence ATGGACGAATTTATTCAGGAAGACAAAAGTGTATTTCTTTTTCTCAATAATCTGGGAAGTCAGTCTTTTGACCAATTTTGGATTTTAATCTCCTCTACATGGATATGGATTCCGCTTTACGTGATTTTTCTTTTTTTACTATTTAAAAACTTCAAACCTCGGAGTTTATTTTTTATTATAATCTTTATTGCATTGGGAGTTACAGTATCGGACCAATTAGCAAGTATTTTTAAAACAGGTATTGCCCGTTATCGGCCTTGTCATGATGAAACACTGATGGCAATAATGCGATCTGTAAAATGTGGAGGCCAATTCGGGTTTTACTCCGGTCACGCTTCCAATACTTTCTTTATTGCTAATTTTATGAGTTTGTTACTCTACAAAAAATACAAATGGTTGCCTTACTTTCTATTCATTTGGGCAGCAGTTGTTTCTTACAGCCGTATTTATTTAGGGGTACATTTTCCCTTTGATATTTTAATGGGTGCTGCCATGGGATTCTTGATCGGGGGTTTTTTCGCCACTCTTGCTTTAAAGGTAATATATAAACAGAATAATTAA
- a CDS encoding glycosyltransferase family 2 protein, which translates to MKFLIIIPAHNEEKNILFTLKSLDQQKFQNFFCAVVNDGSTDKTQQIVEEFIGENNKFKILNLDLSQHEPGAKVVRTFNKGLESVDLKDFDIICKFDGDIIFPVDYLLKVKEVYETNLNSGMVSGLVRIKKSIHEKALAFDFKDEKHQWKFEDISSKNHVRGPIKSYRKECFLDMNGLRPVLGWDNIDVMLAKKNGWDIVTIKDLWVKHLRPTAYQYQQQKAEKLGQYLFNIGLSLPLTIISSGKSALKNKSISEFFSTMKSFLKQKGERNLSREEIQFIRKLRWKQMFTKK; encoded by the coding sequence GTGAAATTCCTTATTATCATTCCTGCGCATAACGAAGAAAAAAATATTCTTTTCACTTTGAAGTCTTTGGATCAGCAGAAGTTTCAGAATTTTTTCTGTGCCGTTGTCAATGATGGTTCTACGGACAAAACTCAACAGATTGTCGAAGAATTTATTGGTGAAAATAATAAATTTAAAATACTCAATTTAGATTTATCTCAGCATGAACCTGGCGCAAAAGTCGTTCGCACTTTTAATAAAGGCTTAGAATCTGTAGATTTAAAAGATTTTGATATCATCTGTAAGTTTGATGGAGATATTATTTTTCCAGTGGATTATTTATTGAAAGTTAAAGAAGTTTATGAAACCAATTTAAATTCGGGAATGGTCTCCGGACTCGTCCGAATTAAAAAATCGATTCATGAAAAAGCTTTAGCCTTTGATTTTAAAGACGAAAAGCATCAGTGGAAATTTGAAGATATATCTTCTAAGAATCATGTTCGCGGACCTATAAAATCGTATCGTAAAGAATGTTTTTTGGATATGAACGGATTACGTCCGGTTTTAGGTTGGGATAATATTGATGTAATGCTAGCGAAGAAAAATGGTTGGGACATCGTAACCATTAAAGATTTGTGGGTTAAGCATTTGCGGCCAACAGCCTATCAATATCAACAGCAAAAGGCTGAGAAATTAGGTCAGTATCTTTTTAATATAGGATTAAGTTTACCTTTAACGATAATTTCATCTGGAAAGTCAGCATTGAAAAACAAGTCCATCTCAGAGTTTTTTAGCACCATGAAGTCTTTTCTAAAACAAAAAGGAGAGAGAAATTTATCTAGAGAGGAGATTCAATTCATAAGAAAATTACGCTGGAAGCAAATGTTTACTAAAAAATAA
- a CDS encoding amidohydrolase — protein sequence MKKFISILTMCFSIVMVAQKNVDLIIDNAKIYTVNQNFDTAESMAVSNGKVIAIGKSADILKNYKSAKVQDLKGKTIFPGLIDAHCHFTGYATDKWKCQLWGTKSWDEILDKITDYAKTAPKEWIFGRGWDQNDWTIKEFPTKERLDQLFPNRPVYLKRIDGHAAVVNQKALDIAGITKDSKILGGEIELKNGKLTGILVDNAMSLVEKHIPEIEDKLTIQYYSELQKECFSYGLTSVHDCGITERTLGLLEKAQSQNKLEMKVFALMEDNPDYYDRWVKKGRYTNKNITVGGFKVYSDGALGSRGANLIHDYSDKKDWRGFLLSERTHFENLAKKLKNSDLQMCTHAIGDSANRTILQIYGDVLGVKNNRRWRIEHAQIVDKNDFDLFGKYSIIPSVQPTHATSDMYWAEDRLGKDRLKYAYAYEDLLKQNGWLPLGTDFPVEEISPLKTFYSAVARKDSKHYPENGFQKENALTREQAIRGMTIWAAKSAFQENEIGSLEAGKSADFIVVDQDLMTVPEVKILDTKVLETYSNGKKVF from the coding sequence ATGAAAAAATTCATTTCCATTTTAACAATGTGTTTTTCAATCGTTATGGTTGCGCAAAAAAATGTAGATCTCATTATTGACAATGCGAAGATCTACACCGTCAATCAAAACTTTGATACTGCGGAATCGATGGCGGTTTCAAATGGAAAAGTTATCGCGATTGGAAAATCTGCTGATATTTTAAAAAATTATAAATCAGCAAAGGTTCAAGATCTAAAAGGGAAAACTATTTTTCCCGGTTTGATTGATGCTCATTGTCATTTTACTGGATATGCGACCGACAAATGGAAATGCCAACTTTGGGGTACAAAATCGTGGGATGAAATACTTGATAAAATTACTGATTATGCGAAGACAGCACCAAAAGAATGGATCTTCGGAAGAGGCTGGGATCAAAATGATTGGACAATTAAAGAATTTCCAACAAAAGAACGGCTTGATCAATTGTTCCCCAACCGTCCTGTTTATTTGAAAAGAATTGATGGGCACGCTGCAGTTGTGAATCAAAAAGCTTTGGATATTGCAGGTATCACTAAGGATTCTAAAATATTGGGTGGCGAAATTGAGCTGAAGAATGGTAAATTGACTGGTATTCTGGTAGATAATGCCATGTCTTTAGTTGAGAAACATATTCCGGAAATTGAAGATAAACTGACGATTCAGTATTATTCTGAACTTCAAAAAGAATGTTTTTCTTATGGATTAACTTCTGTCCATGATTGTGGAATTACAGAAAGGACTTTAGGACTTTTAGAAAAAGCACAATCCCAAAATAAATTGGAAATGAAAGTGTTTGCTTTGATGGAAGATAATCCTGATTATTATGACCGTTGGGTTAAAAAGGGGAGATACACTAATAAAAATATTACGGTGGGTGGCTTTAAGGTATATTCAGATGGAGCTTTGGGTTCCAGAGGAGCAAATTTGATTCATGATTATTCTGATAAAAAAGATTGGAGAGGATTTCTTTTAAGTGAAAGAACACACTTCGAAAATCTAGCTAAGAAATTAAAAAATAGTGATTTGCAAATGTGTACTCATGCAATTGGTGATTCGGCTAACCGAACGATTCTGCAAATTTATGGTGACGTATTAGGAGTTAAGAATAACAGAAGATGGAGAATAGAGCATGCTCAAATTGTCGATAAAAACGATTTTGATTTGTTTGGAAAATATTCAATTATCCCTTCAGTTCAGCCAACACACGCGACTTCGGATATGTATTGGGCAGAAGATCGATTAGGAAAAGACCGATTAAAATATGCGTACGCTTACGAAGATTTATTGAAGCAGAATGGTTGGCTCCCGTTGGGGACAGATTTCCCTGTTGAAGAAATTAGTCCGCTTAAAACGTTTTATTCCGCTGTTGCGAGAAAAGATTCTAAACATTATCCGGAAAATGGATTTCAAAAAGAAAATGCTTTAACAAGAGAGCAGGCGATAAGAGGAATGACGATCTGGGCTGCGAAATCTGCATTCCAGGAAAATGAGATTGGAAGTCTAGAGGCAGGGAAATCTGCAGATTTTATCGTTGTCGACCAAGATCTGATGACGGTCCCTGAAGTAAAGATTTTGGATACAAAGGTTTTAGAAACTTATAGCAATGGAAAGAAAGTTTTTTAG
- the polA gene encoding DNA polymerase I, giving the protein MSDNNDKRLFLIDAYAMIFRGYYALIRSPRITSTGIDTSAIFGFTNSLIELIRREKPTHLAVVFDVGQASVRTADFADYKANRNETPEAIKLAIPYIHRILEAMHVPILGLEGYEADDLIGTLSVKAEKEGYQTFMVTPDKDFAQLVTNKVKIYKPGLKGAEFEILGVEEVKAKYEIEDPKQVIDFLAMMGDAVDNIPGLEGVGEKTAKKFLKEYGSIENLLANIADLKGKLKEKVENSAERGILSKKLATIICDAPIEFHQEQYDLDTPDFEKVKAVFDEIEFRRLYENLYRAFAPTTETVNSTSKPSLSNPQPAKGSGQTMQLDLFANFEELDQATTTKETVSDNDHLYQFIDSAKAQHILAKNLISQNAVAFDIKLTSMDEMEAEMVGMSFSYKKGLAYYVPLSKVREKTLETLEIFRVFFEKKDIVKISHNLKVDYKVLKLYGIQIEGAIFDTMVAHYLMNPEGRHTMEYLAEMFLNYKPIALESLIGKKGKNQGSFETLSIEEQTQFSAEDADLTFQLYQLFAPQLKIENLEDLFFKVEMPLMKVLAKMELEGISLDKKWLAQESIDLENDLRSLEKTIFELSGEEFNMNSPKQLGEVLFEKMQLDPKAKKTKSGQYATSEDILQKLSSKHEIIQHILEYRTYQKLKSTYVDALPLQIDKDDHRVHTNFSQTTAATGRLASVNPNLQNIPIRTLRGQQIRGAFVANPGNKLIAADYSQIELRLIAAISEEENMIKAFQNGEDIHASTASKLFNIPLEEVTKTQRSQAKTVNFGILYGQGAFALAEQTGLSRKEAKEMIESYFETYPNLKKYMANQVVKAQEMGYVETILHRKRHLKDINSANFVVKAHAERNAVNAPIQGSAADVIKLAMIRIDEQLTEQNLKTKMLLQVHDELVFEAPEEELEKVKALIKKEMESAYETTVPLLVEVGVGDNWLEAH; this is encoded by the coding sequence ATGTCAGATAATAACGATAAAAGGCTTTTCCTTATTGATGCCTATGCGATGATCTTCCGTGGATATTACGCATTAATAAGAAGTCCACGTATCACAAGTACCGGAATTGATACCTCCGCAATTTTTGGTTTTACCAATTCTTTAATTGAATTGATTCGTCGTGAAAAACCTACGCATTTGGCAGTGGTTTTTGACGTGGGACAAGCAAGTGTCAGAACCGCTGATTTTGCCGATTACAAAGCAAACAGAAATGAAACTCCTGAAGCAATTAAATTAGCTATTCCTTATATTCATAGAATCTTAGAGGCAATGCATGTTCCTATTTTAGGTTTGGAAGGTTATGAAGCGGATGATTTGATCGGAACTCTTTCTGTGAAAGCAGAGAAGGAAGGTTACCAAACTTTCATGGTTACCCCAGATAAAGATTTTGCACAATTGGTGACAAACAAAGTGAAGATTTATAAACCAGGTTTAAAAGGGGCTGAATTTGAAATTCTAGGCGTGGAAGAAGTCAAAGCGAAATATGAGATCGAAGACCCAAAACAAGTTATTGATTTCCTGGCCATGATGGGTGACGCTGTTGATAATATTCCCGGCTTGGAAGGTGTTGGTGAAAAAACCGCTAAGAAATTTTTAAAAGAATATGGCAGCATCGAAAACCTTTTGGCAAATATCGCTGATTTAAAAGGGAAGCTGAAAGAGAAGGTAGAGAATTCGGCAGAACGTGGAATTCTGTCGAAAAAATTAGCCACCATTATTTGTGACGCGCCAATTGAATTTCATCAGGAACAGTATGATTTAGACACGCCGGATTTCGAAAAAGTGAAAGCAGTTTTTGACGAAATTGAATTCCGACGTTTATATGAAAATTTATACCGTGCTTTTGCTCCAACGACTGAAACTGTAAATTCTACTAGTAAACCATCCCTTTCCAACCCTCAACCTGCAAAGGGTAGTGGTCAAACCATGCAATTGGATTTGTTTGCCAACTTTGAAGAATTAGACCAAGCTACAACTACTAAAGAAACGGTTTCTGATAATGATCATCTTTATCAATTTATTGATTCGGCGAAAGCACAACACATTTTAGCAAAAAATTTAATTTCTCAAAATGCAGTCGCTTTTGATATCAAATTGACTTCTATGGATGAAATGGAAGCTGAAATGGTTGGGATGAGTTTTTCCTATAAAAAAGGTTTGGCATATTATGTTCCATTGTCAAAAGTCAGAGAGAAAACTTTGGAAACTTTAGAAATATTCCGTGTGTTTTTTGAAAAGAAGGATATTGTTAAAATTAGCCACAATCTCAAAGTTGATTACAAAGTATTGAAATTATACGGAATCCAAATTGAAGGTGCGATTTTCGATACCATGGTGGCCCATTATTTAATGAATCCTGAGGGCAGACATACGATGGAATATCTCGCAGAGATGTTCCTTAATTACAAGCCAATTGCGTTGGAATCTTTGATTGGTAAAAAAGGTAAAAATCAGGGAAGTTTTGAAACGCTTTCTATCGAAGAGCAAACTCAGTTTTCTGCAGAAGATGCTGATCTTACTTTTCAATTGTATCAGCTTTTTGCACCTCAATTAAAAATTGAAAATCTGGAGGATTTATTTTTTAAAGTTGAAATGCCTTTAATGAAAGTTCTGGCCAAAATGGAACTGGAGGGGATTTCCCTCGATAAAAAATGGTTAGCACAGGAAAGTATTGATTTAGAAAATGATCTGCGTAGCCTTGAAAAAACCATTTTCGAATTATCTGGTGAAGAGTTTAATATGAACTCACCTAAACAATTGGGCGAAGTTCTTTTTGAGAAAATGCAGCTGGATCCAAAAGCAAAAAAGACGAAATCCGGTCAGTATGCAACCTCGGAAGATATTTTACAGAAACTTTCCTCTAAACACGAAATTATTCAGCATATTTTAGAATATCGAACGTATCAGAAATTAAAATCGACCTATGTTGATGCTTTACCGCTTCAAATAGACAAAGATGATCATCGAGTTCATACCAATTTCTCGCAGACAACCGCAGCAACAGGACGCCTGGCAAGTGTGAATCCGAATCTGCAGAATATTCCGATCAGAACTTTGCGTGGACAGCAGATTCGAGGTGCTTTTGTTGCTAATCCTGGAAATAAATTGATTGCGGCGGATTATTCTCAAATTGAATTGCGTTTAATTGCTGCGATTTCGGAAGAAGAGAATATGATCAAAGCCTTTCAGAATGGCGAAGATATTCACGCTTCAACAGCTTCAAAATTATTTAATATCCCTTTAGAAGAAGTAACCAAAACCCAAAGATCTCAAGCAAAAACAGTAAACTTCGGTATTTTGTATGGGCAAGGCGCTTTTGCTTTAGCAGAACAAACTGGCCTTTCGAGAAAAGAAGCCAAGGAAATGATTGAATCTTATTTCGAAACCTATCCGAATTTGAAAAAGTACATGGCGAATCAGGTCGTGAAAGCGCAGGAAATGGGTTATGTAGAAACTATCTTACATCGTAAAAGACATTTGAAAGATATTAATTCTGCCAATTTTGTAGTGAAAGCGCACGCAGAAAGAAACGCTGTTAATGCTCCAATTCAAGGAAGTGCTGCCGATGTGATCAAGTTAGCAATGATTAGAATTGATGAGCAATTAACTGAACAGAATTTAAAAACTAAGATGCTTCTTCAAGTTCATGATGAATTGGTGTTCGAAGCGCCCGAAGAGGAACTGGAAAAGGTAAAAGCTTTAATTAAAAAAGAAATGGAATCGGCATATGAAACCACGGTTCCTTTATTAGTAGAAGTTGGAGTAGGAGATAACTGGCTGGAAGCACATTAA
- a CDS encoding TCR/Tet family MFS transporter: MKKKQKSAAVGFIFITLLIDITGWGIVIPVIPKLIEELIGSTDLSVAAQYGGWISFAYAGTQFIFASVLGGLSDKFGRRPIILFSLLGFSINFFIQAIAPTIFWLFVGRIFSGITGASITTASAYIADISNDEDRAKNFGMIGAAFGVGFIVGPVIGGFLGQYGARVPFYAASILCLVNFLYGYFILPESLDKEHRRPFDWRRANPIGSLMQLRKHPEILGLISTLVLVYIAGHAVQTNWTFFTMYKFGWSEKVVGLSLGVVGLMAAFVQGYLIRLIQPRLGNERTIVYGLSLYAVGMILFAFASESWMMFAFLVPYGLGGIAGPALQSVISAQVPKNEQGELQGALASLISFTAIIGPPLMTNTFYYFTHDSAPFKFAGAPFFLGFVLMAISVLLVYRLFPRKKNL, encoded by the coding sequence ATGAAAAAAAAGCAAAAATCTGCCGCAGTCGGTTTTATTTTTATTACGCTCCTGATCGATATTACCGGGTGGGGAATTGTGATACCTGTTATTCCAAAACTGATTGAAGAACTTATTGGCAGTACCGATCTAAGTGTTGCTGCACAGTATGGTGGCTGGATCAGTTTCGCTTATGCGGGAACGCAGTTTATTTTTGCTTCTGTTTTAGGAGGACTTAGTGACAAATTTGGTCGTCGGCCAATTATTCTGTTTTCATTATTGGGATTCTCCATTAATTTTTTTATTCAAGCAATAGCTCCAACAATCTTTTGGCTCTTTGTCGGGCGTATTTTTTCTGGCATTACCGGTGCCAGTATCACCACAGCCAGTGCTTATATTGCAGACATTTCTAATGATGAAGACCGTGCGAAAAACTTTGGTATGATTGGAGCCGCTTTTGGTGTAGGATTTATAGTAGGGCCTGTAATTGGTGGTTTCTTGGGCCAATACGGCGCGCGCGTACCATTTTATGCAGCTTCTATATTGTGTTTAGTTAACTTTTTATATGGTTATTTTATCCTTCCAGAAAGCCTTGACAAAGAACACCGTCGGCCTTTCGATTGGAGGCGTGCAAACCCGATTGGTTCTTTAATGCAACTTCGTAAGCACCCCGAGATTTTAGGGCTAATTTCAACTTTGGTTCTGGTTTACATCGCCGGTCATGCGGTGCAGACCAACTGGACTTTCTTCACCATGTATAAATTTGGCTGGAGCGAAAAAGTAGTTGGACTTTCCTTAGGGGTCGTGGGCTTGATGGCGGCATTCGTGCAGGGTTATTTGATCCGGTTAATACAACCCAGACTGGGTAATGAAAGAACCATCGTTTACGGATTATCGCTTTATGCGGTCGGAATGATTCTCTTTGCTTTCGCCAGTGAAAGTTGGATGATGTTTGCATTTCTGGTTCCTTACGGTTTAGGTGGTATTGCAGGTCCAGCATTACAATCCGTAATATCTGCGCAGGTTCCAAAAAACGAACAGGGAGAATTGCAGGGAGCCTTGGCAAGTTTGATCAGTTTTACTGCAATTATAGGTCCTCCGTTAATGACAAATACGTTTTATTATTTTACACATGATTCTGCTCCGTTCAAATTTGCAGGAGCACCATTTTTCCTTGGATTTGTCTTGATGGCAATCAGTGTGCTTTTGGTTTATCGGCTTTTCCCCAGAAAAAAGAATCTGTAA
- a CDS encoding twin-arginine translocase TatA/TatE family subunit: MELSLGEMLLIAVAIVVLFGPDKLPQIARDLGQGVRKMRGAMEDVKTEILKETDNPISEIKREIDKVKQAAQDFNPMADLDKQKFIQEDQPKVNMAENDSHEGPVSR, from the coding sequence ATGGAATTAAGTCTAGGTGAAATGTTGTTGATTGCTGTAGCAATCGTAGTCTTGTTTGGTCCTGACAAATTGCCGCAGATTGCGCGCGATTTAGGACAGGGAGTGCGCAAAATGCGTGGCGCCATGGAAGATGTGAAAACCGAAATTCTAAAAGAAACCGATAATCCAATATCTGAAATCAAGAGGGAAATCGACAAAGTTAAGCAGGCTGCGCAGGATTTTAATCCTATGGCAGATCTTGACAAGCAAAAATTTATTCAAGAGGATCAGCCCAAAGTTAATATGGCAGAAAATGATTCTCATGAAGGACCGGTAAGTCGTTAA